Proteins encoded by one window of Streptomyces sp. NBC_01477:
- a CDS encoding TlpA family protein disulfide reductase, whose product MSPTRASRRRAPRSAAALAGAAVAALTLAACSSSSTGSGTGSSNFVSGSGEITLVKAADRKPAPELSGKTVAGGQDSLAAYKGKVVVVNIWGSWCPPCRAEAPNLAKVAAADAAKGVQFLGINTRDLDPSNAASFEKRFGITYPNLYDPYGKLILRFPRGSVNPQTLPATLVIDRQGRVAARALKPLSEEDLNTLVDPIAAER is encoded by the coding sequence ATGAGTCCTACCCGCGCCTCCCGACGCCGCGCGCCCCGCAGTGCCGCGGCACTGGCCGGCGCCGCCGTCGCGGCGCTGACGCTCGCCGCCTGCTCGTCGTCGTCCACCGGCTCCGGCACCGGCAGCTCCAACTTCGTCAGCGGCAGCGGCGAGATCACCCTGGTCAAGGCCGCCGACCGCAAACCGGCTCCCGAGCTGTCCGGCAAGACGGTGGCGGGCGGGCAGGACAGCCTGGCGGCGTACAAGGGCAAGGTCGTCGTCGTCAACATCTGGGGCTCCTGGTGCCCGCCCTGCCGGGCCGAGGCGCCGAACCTGGCGAAGGTCGCCGCCGCCGACGCGGCCAAGGGCGTGCAGTTCCTCGGCATCAACACCCGTGACCTGGACCCCTCCAACGCCGCCAGCTTCGAGAAGCGGTTCGGCATCACCTACCCGAACCTGTACGACCCGTACGGCAAGCTGATCCTGCGGTTCCCCCGGGGCAGCGTCAATCCGCAGACCCTGCCGGCCACGCTGGTCATCGACCGGCAGGGCCGGGTCGCGGCCCGGGCGCTCAAGCCGCTCAGCGAAGAGGACCTGAACACGCTCGTCGACCCGATCGCGGCGGAGCGGTGA
- a CDS encoding bifunctional 5,10-methylenetetrahydrofolate dehydrogenase/5,10-methenyltetrahydrofolate cyclohydrolase, which yields MTDTRPLAGAERAGALRDEAREIAEGLVREHGVQPRLVVVVATEDESTAWYVRSITRAAVKAGIACDTVRLPADAEPAAIRARLAELSADPGVHGVILQTPLPPGASAADLAGAIAPDKDVDGANPLSLGRLAAGLPAFAPATAEAVVSLLDAHGVALTGRGVAVVGRSTVVGKPLAHLLLDRDATVTVCHSRTADLAAVTRSADIVVAAAGRAGLITAAHLAPGAVVVDVGTNPTDDGGLTGDVDAESVSGTAAALSPVPGGVGPVTTALLLQHTALAARRAVTAHQ from the coding sequence ATGACCGACACCAGGCCGCTGGCCGGCGCCGAGCGCGCCGGGGCGCTGCGGGACGAAGCGCGGGAGATCGCGGAGGGGCTGGTGCGCGAGCACGGCGTACAGCCACGCCTGGTGGTCGTCGTGGCGACCGAGGACGAGAGCACCGCCTGGTACGTGCGCTCGATCACCCGGGCCGCCGTGAAGGCCGGTATCGCGTGCGACACCGTACGGCTGCCGGCGGACGCAGAACCGGCCGCGATCCGCGCCCGGCTGGCCGAGCTGAGCGCCGACCCGGGTGTGCACGGGGTGATCCTGCAGACGCCGCTGCCGCCCGGCGCGTCCGCCGCGGACCTGGCGGGGGCCATCGCGCCCGACAAGGACGTGGACGGGGCAAACCCGCTGAGCCTGGGCCGGCTGGCCGCGGGCCTGCCGGCCTTCGCGCCCGCCACCGCGGAAGCCGTCGTCAGCCTGCTCGACGCCCATGGCGTCGCCCTCACCGGCCGCGGCGTCGCGGTCGTCGGCCGCTCCACCGTCGTCGGCAAACCGCTCGCGCACCTGCTGCTCGACCGCGACGCGACGGTCACCGTGTGCCATTCGCGTACCGCCGACCTCGCGGCCGTCACCCGGAGCGCGGACATCGTGGTGGCCGCGGCGGGCCGGGCCGGGCTGATCACCGCCGCCCATCTCGCCCCGGGCGCGGTCGTCGTGGACGTCGGCACCAATCCGACCGACGACGGCGGCCTGACCGGCGACGTGGACGCGGAGTCGGTGAGCGGCACCGCCGCCGCCCTGTCCCCCGTGCCCGGCGGCGTCGGCCCGGTCACCACCGCGCTGCTGCTCCAGCACACCGCGCTCGCCGCGCGGAGGGCCGTCACCGCGCACCAGTGA
- the resB gene encoding cytochrome c biogenesis protein ResB, which translates to MSITEKTEREGLGAAGAQLSTAPADTFAEAPALGVLGWTRWMWRQLTSMRVALILLFLLSLAAIPGSLIPQHSDQLKVAAFKVKHPTVSPFYDRVGLFHVYSSPWFSAIYILLFISLAGCIVPRSWQFVGQLRSRPPGAPRHLTRLPAYSTWRTDASPEEVTEAARKALRGRRFRTSVSETSVAGEKGYLREFGNLVFHISLFGLLIAFALTSLQKAEGGKLIVEGDGFVNNLTQYDDFGGGTLYGADDLQPFGFHLDSFDSKYATSGPEKGTALQFRANIHSYEGADDSKAVKGEISVNHPLSIGGEKVYLISHGYAPVVTIKDAKGNVTRAIVPFLPQDTALTSIGVIKAPDAIGKDGKPDALGFRGIFTPTFALDAKNGPHSSFPTLQYPALILNAFHGDLGMDAGIAQNVYQLDATHMKQFQDADGQPFSKAMKVGDTMELPDGAGSLTFDGIKTWASFTISHQSGNEAALISGVGAILGLAGSLFIQRRRIWVRAVRAEDGVTVVEMGGLGRSESARIADEIGDVALQLLPDAPVTPDDEAPPPESETPAVNDDEGARA; encoded by the coding sequence ATGAGCATCACGGAGAAAACCGAGCGCGAAGGGCTGGGCGCGGCAGGCGCGCAGCTCAGCACGGCACCGGCGGACACCTTCGCCGAGGCGCCCGCGCTCGGTGTACTGGGCTGGACGCGCTGGATGTGGCGGCAGCTCACCTCGATGCGGGTCGCCCTGATCCTGCTGTTCCTGCTGTCGCTCGCGGCGATCCCCGGCTCGCTGATCCCGCAGCACAGCGACCAGCTCAAGGTCGCCGCCTTCAAGGTCAAGCACCCCACGGTCAGCCCGTTCTACGACCGGGTCGGCCTCTTCCACGTCTACAGCTCGCCGTGGTTCTCGGCGATCTACATCCTGCTGTTCATCTCGCTCGCGGGCTGCATCGTGCCGCGCAGCTGGCAGTTCGTCGGCCAGTTGCGCTCCCGGCCGCCGGGCGCCCCGCGCCATCTGACCCGGCTGCCCGCGTACAGCACCTGGCGCACCGACGCGAGCCCCGAGGAGGTGACCGAGGCGGCCCGCAAGGCGCTGCGCGGGCGCAGGTTCCGTACCAGCGTCAGCGAGACCTCGGTGGCCGGCGAGAAGGGCTATCTGCGGGAGTTCGGCAACCTGGTCTTCCACATCTCGCTGTTCGGGCTGCTGATCGCGTTCGCGCTGACCTCGCTCCAGAAGGCCGAGGGCGGCAAGCTGATCGTCGAGGGCGACGGCTTCGTCAACAACCTCACCCAGTACGACGACTTCGGCGGCGGCACCCTTTACGGCGCCGACGATCTCCAGCCCTTCGGCTTCCACCTGGACAGCTTCGACTCGAAGTACGCCACGAGCGGCCCGGAGAAGGGCACCGCGCTCCAATTCCGCGCCAACATCCACTCCTACGAGGGCGCCGACGACAGCAAGGCCGTCAAGGGCGAGATCTCCGTCAACCACCCGCTGAGCATCGGCGGCGAGAAGGTCTACCTGATCTCGCACGGCTACGCGCCGGTCGTCACGATCAAGGACGCCAAGGGCAATGTGACCCGCGCGATCGTGCCGTTCCTGCCGCAGGACACCGCCCTCACCTCGATCGGCGTCATCAAGGCGCCCGACGCCATCGGCAAGGACGGCAAGCCGGACGCGCTGGGCTTCCGCGGCATCTTCACCCCGACCTTCGCCCTGGACGCCAAGAACGGCCCGCACTCGTCCTTCCCGACCCTCCAGTACCCGGCGCTGATCCTGAACGCCTTCCACGGCGACCTCGGCATGGACGCCGGCATCGCGCAGAACGTGTACCAGCTCGACGCCACGCACATGAAGCAGTTCCAGGACGCCGACGGCCAGCCGTTCAGCAAGGCCATGAAGGTCGGTGACACGATGGAGCTGCCCGACGGCGCGGGCAGCCTCACCTTCGACGGCATCAAGACCTGGGCCAGCTTCACCATCTCCCACCAGTCGGGCAACGAGGCCGCGCTGATCAGCGGGGTCGGCGCGATCCTGGGCCTGGCGGGCTCGCTGTTCATCCAGCGCCGCAGGATCTGGGTGCGCGCGGTCCGCGCCGAGGACGGTGTCACCGTCGTCGAGATGGGCGGCCTGGGCCGCAGCGAGTCCGCGCGGATCGCCGACGAGATCGGCGACGTGGCGCTGCAACTGCTGCCGGACGCCCCCGTCACACCGGACGACGAGGCACCACCACCGGAATCCGAGACCCCAGCCGTGAACGACGACGAAGGAGCGCGCGCGTGA
- a CDS encoding cyclodeaminase/cyclohydrolase family protein, giving the protein MDGQTRIQDETVGGYLDRLAARLPAPGGGAAAALHAAQGAALLGMVARYTTGGKYAAQAAVIARITAESDELRSAALDLAAADAAAFTAVTDAYALPREGDEQKAARSAAIARALAGAARPPADVIAVARRIVGLAEELLPIGNPNVVTDVAAAAEAARAAATTARVNVEINLGGIKDESARAGLAAATTDVDPLAARATAVTEAVRKTLAR; this is encoded by the coding sequence GTGGACGGTCAGACGCGGATCCAGGACGAGACGGTCGGCGGCTATCTGGACCGGCTGGCCGCGCGCCTGCCCGCCCCCGGCGGCGGCGCGGCGGCGGCGCTGCACGCGGCCCAGGGCGCGGCCCTGCTGGGCATGGTGGCGCGGTACACCACGGGCGGGAAGTACGCGGCCCAGGCCGCCGTCATCGCGCGGATCACCGCGGAGAGCGACGAACTGCGGTCGGCGGCACTGGATCTGGCCGCGGCGGACGCGGCGGCCTTCACCGCCGTCACCGACGCGTACGCGCTGCCGCGCGAGGGCGACGAGCAGAAGGCGGCCAGGTCCGCGGCCATCGCGCGGGCCCTGGCCGGGGCCGCCCGGCCGCCCGCCGACGTCATCGCCGTGGCCCGGCGGATCGTCGGCCTGGCCGAGGAACTGCTGCCGATCGGCAACCCGAACGTCGTCACGGATGTCGCCGCCGCCGCGGAGGCCGCCAGGGCCGCGGCCACCACCGCGCGGGTGAACGTCGAGATCAACCTCGGCGGCATCAAGGACGAGTCCGCCCGCGCCGGACTGGCCGCCGCCACCACCGACGTGGACCCCCTGGCGGCCCGCGCGACCGCGGTGACCGAGGCCGTCCGCAAGACCCTGGCCCGATGA
- a CDS encoding dihydrofolate reductase family protein, with the protein MRKVVLMMSVSLDGFMEGPQREIDWHLVDDELHDYFNAHLREMGAFLDGRVTYELMAEYWPTADEDPSSPGPVREFARIWREMPKIVYSRTLERAEWNATVVREVVPAEVEALKAGPGGDLALGGADLAAAFAAHDLIDEYLIYVHPVLLGAGKRLFPAAADRTGLRLVESRAFGNGVVLLRYARERG; encoded by the coding sequence ATGCGAAAAGTCGTATTGATGATGTCGGTGTCGCTCGACGGTTTCATGGAGGGGCCGCAGCGGGAGATCGACTGGCATCTCGTGGATGACGAACTGCACGACTATTTCAATGCGCACCTGCGCGAGATGGGCGCATTTCTCGACGGCCGCGTCACATACGAACTCATGGCCGAATACTGGCCGACTGCGGACGAGGACCCGTCGAGTCCCGGTCCGGTCAGGGAATTCGCCCGTATCTGGCGGGAGATGCCCAAGATCGTCTACTCGCGGACGCTGGAGCGCGCGGAGTGGAATGCCACCGTCGTGCGCGAGGTCGTGCCCGCCGAGGTCGAGGCGCTCAAGGCCGGACCCGGCGGCGACCTCGCCCTGGGCGGCGCCGACCTGGCCGCCGCCTTCGCCGCGCACGACCTCATCGACGAGTATCTGATCTATGTGCACCCGGTGCTGCTGGGCGCGGGCAAGCGGCTCTTCCCCGCCGCCGCGGACCGCACCGGGCTCCGACTCGTCGAGAGCCGCGCCTTCGGGAACGGCGTGGTGCTGCTGCGGTACGCGCGCGAGCGCGGCTGA
- a CDS encoding cytochrome c biogenesis CcdA family protein: protein MGGNGALMVLAAGENQTVLTGALLAAIPIAMFAGLISFFSPCVLPLVPGYLSYVTGMAGTDLADARRGRMLAGASLFVLGFSAVFVSGGALFGNFGETLQVHRQGLTKIFGALTIVLGLAFMGIVGGLTQREFRFHTRPAVGLAGAPLLGVLFGLGWTPCVGPTLGALNALAFNDASAVRGAVLMAFYCAGLGAPFIVAAIAFRRTLGAFAWVKRHYVWVIRAGGSMLVAVGVLLLTGVWDHITYQMQIWSSSFTTGV, encoded by the coding sequence ATGGGCGGCAATGGCGCGCTGATGGTCCTGGCGGCCGGCGAGAACCAGACGGTGCTCACCGGGGCGCTGCTGGCCGCGATACCGATCGCGATGTTCGCCGGTCTGATCTCGTTCTTCTCGCCCTGCGTGCTGCCGCTGGTGCCCGGCTACCTGTCGTACGTCACGGGGATGGCGGGCACGGACCTGGCCGACGCCAGGCGGGGCAGGATGCTGGCGGGCGCGTCGCTGTTCGTCCTCGGGTTCAGCGCGGTCTTCGTTTCGGGCGGCGCGCTGTTCGGCAACTTCGGGGAGACCCTGCAAGTCCACCGCCAGGGTCTGACGAAGATCTTCGGGGCGCTCACCATCGTGCTCGGCCTGGCTTTCATGGGCATCGTCGGCGGGCTCACCCAGCGCGAATTCCGCTTCCACACCAGGCCCGCGGTGGGCCTCGCGGGGGCGCCGCTGCTCGGCGTGCTGTTCGGGCTCGGCTGGACGCCCTGCGTCGGCCCGACCCTGGGCGCGCTCAACGCGCTGGCCTTCAACGACGCCAGCGCGGTGCGCGGCGCCGTGCTGATGGCCTTCTACTGCGCGGGCCTCGGGGCGCCGTTCATCGTGGCGGCCATAGCTTTCCGCCGTACGCTGGGCGCCTTCGCGTGGGTCAAGCGCCACTACGTGTGGGTCATCAGGGCCGGCGGCAGCATGCTCGTCGCGGTCGGTGTCCTGTTGCTGACCGGCGTCTGGGATCACATCACCTACCAGATGCAGATCTGGTCGAGCAGCTTCACCACAGGGGTCTGA
- a CDS encoding LysR family transcriptional regulator, which yields MDLRQLEYFVAVAEERNFTRAAERVHISQSGVSAQIRQLERELGAELFDRSGRAARLTVAGKAALEHARAALAAAEAVGQAVGEVTDVIRGRLTVGMVMGCTVTPLFDALARFHLAHPGVDVALIEDTSERLAEGVRDGGVDLALIGSAGEPPDVLDSFTVISERLVAVVPHGHPLTGRDPVTLREVAGYPLVCMPRGTGLRGVLDQACAAQRLDPAIGLQASAPDAIADLAARGLGVGVLSESMAARYTDRLAARVIADIDIPALLALVWRGAHAPAVRELVAHCRRAFTRP from the coding sequence ATGGACCTGAGGCAGCTCGAATACTTCGTCGCGGTCGCCGAGGAGCGCAATTTCACCCGGGCCGCCGAGCGGGTGCACATCAGCCAGTCCGGGGTCAGCGCGCAGATCCGCCAGCTCGAACGGGAGTTGGGGGCCGAGCTGTTCGACCGTTCGGGCCGGGCGGCGCGGCTGACGGTGGCGGGCAAGGCCGCCCTGGAGCACGCCAGGGCCGCGCTGGCCGCCGCCGAGGCGGTGGGGCAGGCGGTCGGCGAGGTGACCGACGTCATCCGCGGGCGGCTGACGGTCGGGATGGTCATGGGCTGCACGGTCACCCCGCTCTTCGACGCCCTGGCCCGCTTCCACCTGGCCCACCCCGGGGTGGACGTCGCGCTGATCGAGGACACCTCCGAGCGGCTGGCCGAGGGGGTGCGGGACGGCGGCGTCGACCTGGCGCTGATCGGCAGCGCGGGCGAGCCGCCCGACGTGCTCGACTCCTTCACCGTCATCAGCGAGCGGCTGGTCGCCGTCGTCCCGCACGGGCATCCGCTGACCGGGCGGGACCCGGTGACCCTGCGGGAGGTCGCCGGCTATCCGCTGGTCTGCATGCCGCGCGGAACCGGTCTGCGCGGCGTCCTGGACCAGGCGTGCGCGGCGCAGCGGCTCGACCCGGCGATCGGGCTCCAGGCCAGCGCCCCCGACGCCATCGCCGACCTCGCCGCGCGCGGCCTGGGGGTCGGGGTGCTGAGCGAGTCGATGGCCGCCCGCTACACCGACCGCCTCGCCGCCCGCGTGATCGCGGACATCGACATCCCGGCGCTGCTCGCGCTGGTGTGGCGCGGCGCGCACGCCCCGGCCGTGCGCGAGCTGGTGGCGCACTGCCGCCGGGCCTTCACCCGGCCGTAG
- the ccsB gene encoding c-type cytochrome biogenesis protein CcsB has protein sequence MNIAAAVNENFANYSNYLIRSAMFVYALAFLAHLAEWVFGGRSKIAVQSAALIAEAEAKEAEAEAAKQKAAQQVTVKTATGGTVTLERPKVVTRASASDRGIADGPGAAGGNEKGDLYGRIAVSFTVLAWLLHASGVAFRAASVQRAPWGNMYEFSTTFGAVAVGAYLLLLALKKDVRWIGLFLTTSVLLDLGLALSVLYTSSEQLVPALHSYWLWIHVSCAIISGAIFYLAAVGTLLFLFRDHYEVAVTAGRASDGRWGDIMRRLPSAASLDKFAYRMNALVFPLWTFTIIAGAIWAQAAWGRYWGWDPKETWAFITWVAYACYLHARATAGWKGRKAAYLALIAFGCFLFNYYGVNIFVSGKHSYAGV, from the coding sequence GTGAACATCGCTGCCGCGGTCAACGAGAACTTCGCGAACTACAGCAACTATCTGATCCGCTCGGCGATGTTCGTCTACGCCCTCGCCTTCCTCGCGCACCTGGCGGAGTGGGTCTTCGGCGGGCGCAGCAAGATCGCCGTGCAGTCCGCGGCGCTGATCGCCGAGGCGGAGGCCAAGGAGGCCGAGGCCGAGGCGGCCAAGCAGAAGGCGGCCCAGCAGGTCACCGTCAAGACGGCGACCGGCGGCACGGTCACCCTGGAGCGCCCCAAGGTCGTCACCCGCGCCTCGGCCAGCGACCGCGGCATCGCGGACGGCCCCGGCGCGGCGGGCGGCAACGAGAAGGGCGACCTCTACGGCCGGATCGCGGTGTCCTTCACCGTGCTGGCCTGGCTGCTGCACGCCTCGGGCGTCGCCTTCCGCGCGGCCTCCGTGCAGCGCGCCCCCTGGGGCAACATGTACGAGTTCTCCACCACCTTCGGCGCGGTCGCCGTCGGCGCGTACCTGCTGCTGCTGGCGCTCAAGAAGGACGTGCGCTGGATCGGGCTGTTCCTGACCACCTCGGTGCTGCTGGACCTGGGCCTGGCCCTGTCGGTGCTCTACACCTCCAGCGAGCAGCTGGTGCCGGCGCTGCACTCGTACTGGCTGTGGATCCACGTGTCGTGCGCGATCATCTCCGGCGCGATCTTCTACCTGGCCGCGGTCGGGACGCTGCTCTTCCTCTTCCGCGACCACTACGAGGTCGCGGTGACCGCGGGCAGGGCGAGCGACGGCCGCTGGGGCGACATCATGCGGCGGCTGCCGTCCGCGGCGAGCCTGGACAAGTTCGCCTACCGGATGAACGCGCTGGTCTTCCCGCTGTGGACCTTCACCATCATCGCTGGCGCGATCTGGGCGCAGGCCGCCTGGGGCCGCTACTGGGGCTGGGACCCGAAGGAGACCTGGGCGTTCATCACCTGGGTCGCCTACGCCTGCTACCTGCACGCGCGCGCCACGGCCGGCTGGAAGGGCCGCAAGGCCGCGTATCTGGCGCTGATCGCCTTCGGCTGCTTCCTGTTCAACTACTACGGCGTGAACATCTTCGTCAGCGGCAAGCACTCCTACGCCGGGGTCTGA
- the hemL gene encoding glutamate-1-semialdehyde 2,1-aminomutase has translation MSYPYEAPVSQELFDRAAAVTPGGVNSPVRAFRAVGGTPRFMVSGTGPYLTDADGREYVDLVCSWGPMILGHAHPEVIAAVQAAVTHGTSFGTPSEGEVALAEEMVARVEPLDQVRLVSSGTEATMSAIRLARGFTGRAKVVKFAGCYHGHVDALLAAAGSGLATFGLPDTPGVTGAQTGDTIVLPYNDLDAVRAAFAAHPGQIACVITEASPGNMGVVPPRDGFNAGLKELCAADGALFVSDEVMTGFRVSKAGWYGLDGVRPDLMTFGKVMGGGFPAAAFGGRADVMAQLAPVGPVYQAGTLSGNPVATAAGLAQLRLLDDAAYAAVDAVSAEIQALLTAALSKEGVAHRLQRAGSMFSVFFTDEEVRDFEAAKRQEAYRFTPFFHSMLAQGVYVPPSAFESWFVSTAHDERAVERIAAALPAAARAAAEAHA, from the coding sequence GTGAGCTATCCGTACGAAGCACCAGTGTCCCAGGAACTCTTCGACCGAGCGGCGGCCGTGACGCCAGGAGGCGTGAACTCTCCGGTGCGGGCTTTCCGTGCCGTGGGTGGTACGCCCCGTTTCATGGTGTCCGGTACCGGTCCGTACCTGACCGATGCCGACGGTCGGGAGTACGTGGACCTGGTCTGCTCGTGGGGGCCGATGATCCTCGGCCACGCGCACCCCGAGGTGATCGCGGCCGTACAGGCCGCGGTGACACATGGTACGTCCTTCGGCACGCCCAGTGAAGGCGAGGTCGCGCTGGCCGAGGAAATGGTGGCCAGGGTCGAACCGCTGGACCAGGTGCGGCTGGTGTCGTCGGGCACCGAGGCGACGATGTCGGCGATCCGGCTGGCCCGCGGCTTCACCGGGCGGGCCAAGGTGGTCAAGTTCGCGGGGTGCTACCACGGCCATGTGGACGCGCTGCTGGCCGCCGCCGGTTCCGGGCTCGCCACCTTCGGGCTGCCCGACACCCCCGGGGTGACCGGCGCGCAGACCGGCGACACGATCGTGCTGCCGTACAACGACCTGGACGCGGTACGGGCCGCGTTCGCCGCGCACCCCGGGCAGATCGCCTGCGTCATCACCGAGGCGTCGCCCGGCAACATGGGCGTCGTCCCGCCCCGCGACGGCTTCAACGCCGGGCTCAAGGAACTGTGCGCGGCCGACGGGGCGCTCTTCGTCTCCGACGAGGTCATGACCGGCTTCCGGGTCAGCAAGGCCGGCTGGTACGGGCTCGACGGCGTACGCCCCGACCTGATGACCTTCGGCAAGGTCATGGGCGGCGGCTTCCCCGCGGCGGCCTTCGGCGGGCGCGCCGACGTCATGGCGCAGCTCGCCCCGGTCGGCCCGGTCTACCAGGCCGGCACCCTGTCGGGTAACCCGGTGGCGACCGCGGCCGGCCTGGCGCAGCTGCGGCTGCTGGACGACGCGGCCTATGCGGCGGTGGACGCGGTCTCGGCCGAGATCCAGGCGCTGCTGACGGCGGCGCTCAGCAAGGAGGGGGTCGCGCACCGGCTCCAGCGGGCGGGCAGTATGTTCTCCGTCTTCTTCACGGACGAGGAGGTCCGTGACTTCGAGGCGGCCAAGCGGCAGGAGGCGTACCGCTTCACCCCGTTCTTCCACTCGATGCTGGCGCAGGGCGTGTACGTGCCCCCGTCGGCCTTCGAGTCCTGGTTCGTGTCGACCGCACACGACGAGCGGGCCGTGGAGCGTATCGCCGCCGCGCTGCCCGCCGCCGCACGTGCCGCAGCGGAGGCCCACGCATGA
- a CDS encoding histidine phosphatase family protein, which yields MNSGSSGSDELTVVHVVRHGEVHNPGGILYGRAPGYHLSELGRKMADRVAEHLAQRDIAYVVASPLERAQETATPIAEAHGLDLAKDERLIEAANVFAGKTFGVGDGALRKPANWKYLTNPFRPSWGEPYIDQVVRMSAALGAARDAARGHEAVCVSHQLPIWVIRSYAERRRLWHDPRRRQCTLASVTSFTYRGDAIVSVGYAEPAIDLVPAHLRGGVPKPIGSAGK from the coding sequence ATGAATTCCGGCAGTTCCGGCAGCGATGAATTGACCGTGGTGCACGTCGTGCGGCACGGCGAGGTCCACAACCCCGGCGGGATCCTCTACGGCAGGGCGCCCGGCTACCACCTGTCCGAGCTGGGCCGGAAGATGGCCGACCGGGTCGCCGAGCACCTCGCGCAGCGCGACATCGCGTACGTCGTCGCGTCGCCGCTCGAACGCGCCCAGGAGACGGCGACACCTATTGCCGAGGCGCACGGCCTCGACCTCGCGAAGGACGAGCGGCTCATCGAGGCGGCCAACGTCTTCGCCGGCAAGACCTTCGGGGTCGGCGACGGGGCGCTGCGCAAGCCGGCCAACTGGAAGTACCTGACCAATCCCTTCCGCCCGAGCTGGGGCGAGCCGTACATCGACCAGGTCGTGCGGATGTCGGCGGCGTTGGGGGCCGCGCGGGACGCGGCCAGGGGGCACGAGGCGGTGTGCGTCAGCCACCAGCTGCCGATCTGGGTGATCCGCTCCTACGCGGAGCGGCGCCGGCTCTGGCACGATCCGCGGCGGCGGCAGTGCACGCTGGCCAGCGTGACGAGCTTCACGTATCGGGGCGATGCGATTGTCTCCGTCGGTTATGCGGAGCCGGCGATCGATCTTGTGCCGGCGCACCTTCGTGGGGGTGTGCCCAAGCCCATTGGCTCCGCCGGTAAGTAG
- a CDS encoding SCO2400 family protein, with product MDYCYQCRRYLNGALVCPGCGAYAPDIAPPVSAYEPAEHYGGEPMPRIAEPLPFAEPERLADMPARPPGGGRAARRQQQARWRKNRRRAVAATAFALAGGGLTIAAMPGGGSGGHSAAAATPDIPVGDPLPVTTSPVTSAPPAAAPRPTGTPAAPHAAATPPSRTAAVSVPVVRRTAVPQPAATRQPVSQPAAAVPPATAPPVTTAPAPPTATTPPPATETPTPTPPAATGHQAPPHQVCVLMICL from the coding sequence ATGGACTACTGCTACCAATGCCGCCGCTACCTCAACGGGGCGCTGGTATGCCCGGGTTGCGGTGCCTACGCACCCGACATCGCGCCGCCCGTGTCGGCGTATGAGCCGGCGGAGCATTACGGCGGAGAGCCGATGCCGCGAATAGCGGAGCCGCTGCCCTTCGCGGAGCCGGAAAGGCTCGCCGACATGCCCGCCCGGCCGCCTGGCGGCGGAAGGGCCGCCAGGCGGCAGCAGCAGGCCCGTTGGCGCAAGAACCGCCGCCGCGCGGTGGCGGCGACGGCTTTCGCGCTGGCCGGCGGCGGCCTGACGATCGCGGCGATGCCGGGCGGCGGTTCCGGCGGCCACTCGGCCGCCGCGGCGACCCCGGACATCCCGGTGGGCGACCCGCTCCCCGTCACGACCTCGCCGGTCACCAGCGCGCCCCCGGCGGCGGCCCCGCGGCCCACCGGTACGCCGGCCGCCCCGCACGCGGCGGCGACTCCGCCGTCGCGCACGGCCGCGGTCTCCGTCCCGGTCGTACGGCGTACGGCGGTCCCGCAGCCGGCGGCGACCCGGCAGCCGGTGTCCCAGCCGGCCGCGGCCGTGCCGCCCGCCACGGCGCCGCCGGTCACCACCGCCCCGGCCCCGCCCACGGCGACCACGCCGCCGCCCGCCACCGAGACGCCGACACCGACGCCCCCGGCCGCGACCGGTCACCAGGCCCCGCCGCATCAGGTGTGCGTGCTGATGATCTGCCTGTGA